TATATATACCCGTTGTGCATTTTAAATAATACTAACTTTTAATTTATTGATATTTCGGTTGAAATATACTTTGTTGATAAATTGTACAACGGTTAGAGCAGTTATTTTAGTTAATAATCTAGTTTTGAATCCCTCAAAAGTCTTTGCGTAATTACGTCTGATCATAAATTGATCACAAAGCTGGGAGAATAATGTTTCAATCCTCTTTCGTTGTTTTTTGAATAAATAAAATTGAGGTTTATAATTTTTTTGATTAATCCTCTTAGGAGTTTGTAATTCTATGTGAGCATAGTTAAACAAGTCAATTTGAATTTCCGAAGATAAATATCCCTTATCTCCAAGTAACGTACAATCAGATAATTGTTCCCTGATATCTTTTAAGTAATGAATATCATGAATTGAAGCAGGGCTTAAATCTATGCTTTGGAAAATACCGCTCACAGAGCAAACTGCATGGAGTTTGTAACCGTAAAAATGCATTTTTTGAGAAGCACAATATCCTCTGTTGGGATAAGAGTATTCATTCTCTTTACAGATTTTTGAAGTATTGCTTCTGGAAAGTTTGCAAACCTCTACAGGCATACTGTCAATGATGAAAACATCTTCAAACTCATTAAAATAATGCGCTATTTTCATTCGTAAATCATTGATTCCATCAGCTAATCTGCGTTTTCGGCGATTGTAAACAGTTCTTTCTATTTTGCACCCGATTGTTTCTGGAATGTGACGAAATAAATGATTTTCACTGTCAATCCCCATAAATTCGGAAGTTAATGCTAAGCTTATCAATTCCAAATCCTTGAGTTTAGGAATTCGTCTTTGATAAGGTACAAGAGTTTCATCTGATATTTTTCTTAAAACTTCCAAAATTCTTTCGTAATTTGCGATTAAGTTGTTCATTGTGAATGTTTTATAGCTAATTCA
Above is a genomic segment from Scytonema hofmannii PCC 7110 containing:
- a CDS encoding IS982 family transposase, with translation MNNLIANYERILEVLRKISDETLVPYQRRIPKLKDLELISLALTSEFMGIDSENHLFRHIPETIGCKIERTVYNRRKRRLADGINDLRMKIAHYFNEFEDVFIIDSMPVEVCKLSRSNTSKICKENEYSYPNRGYCASQKMHFYGYKLHAVCSVSGIFQSIDLSPASIHDIHYLKDIREQLSDCTLLGDKGYLSSEIQIDLFNYAHIELQTPKRINQKNYKPQFYLFKKQRKRIETLFSQLCDQFMIRRNYAKTFEGFKTRLLTKITALTVVQFINKVYFNRNINKLKVSII